One part of the Coffea eugenioides isolate CCC68of chromosome 10, Ceug_1.0, whole genome shotgun sequence genome encodes these proteins:
- the LOC113749580 gene encoding protein DCL, chloroplastic, whose translation MIMASISSSKFMNSSPFHSSNSISSNLLLSPPSLSFQLYPYNRSQLRRYAAVRTTSSEGRGSDSFGAELLRKPVVSPAVVSEGEDSVVEEDDKYRSGGEEVEAWVDWEDQILQDTVPLVNFVRMILHSGKYESGDRLSPEHERTILERVLPYHPQCEKKIGSGVDYITIGYHPDFDRSRCLFIVRKDGELVDFSYWKCIKGLIRKNYPLYADTFIIRHFKKPRRSD comes from the exons atgaTAATGGCTTCAATTTCTTCCTCAAAATTTATGAACTCTTCCCCTTTTCATAGTAGTAATTCTATCTCATCCAACTTGCTTTTATCTCCTCCTTCTTTATCCTTCCAATTATACCCTTATAACCGCTCTCAATTGCGCCGTTATGCTGCCGTTAGAACCACTAGCTCAGAAGGTCGGGGCTCCGACTCGTTCGGTGCGGAGTTGTTGAGAAAGCCGGTGGTTTCTCCGGCGGTTGTGTCGGAGGGGGAAGATTCCGTCGTGGAGGAGGATGACAAGTACAGGAGTGGTGGTGAGGAGGTGGAAGCGTGGGTGGATTGGGAGGACCAGATTTTGCAGGATACAGTTCCCCTTGTTAACTTTGTCAGGATGATTCTTCATTCCGGAAA GTATGAAAGTGGGGATAGGCTAAGTCCTGAGCATGAGAGAACAATCCTGGAAAGGGTGCTTCCATATCATCCACAATGTGAAAAGAAAATTGGAAGTGGAGTAGATTATATCACG ATTGGCTATCATCCTGATTTCGATAGATCACGATGTTTATTCATAGTCCGAAAGGATGGAGAGCTGGTTGACTTTTCGTACTGGAAATGTATAAAGGGTTTGATCAGAAAAAATTATCCACTGTATGCAGACACTTTTATCATAAGACATTTTAAGAAGCCTAGGCGTAGTGATTGA
- the LOC113749256 gene encoding glutamate receptor 2.7-like, with the protein MRCLAIIFFLGFFATLIRESKATADEKSIQYCPMNQRAVMGSIGGIFDQSSRVGKEQAIAVTMAVHDFNRWSHCSNLALHSQDSKGNSARVVSAVTELVNKKQAQVIIGQLTLQEATLLWDFDKVAKDIPVISTVPTATSPPFLPSQPPSFIRMTTDTTLQMQGIAAIVGQFRWRRVIAVYEHSNSFSADSGLITHLADSLWAVEAGLEYYSAFPRVVSQTNPQKFIEEELSKLRTKNIKVFTVLQASLDFAVMLFEKAKKLGMMNKGYVWIVMSDVANLLDSVQSSVLLNHMQGVIGLKTKYLDTSDSFRTFELRFRRSYGSEYPDEEKYSSPSIYALQAYDATWALAKAIQKSEKNGLQNSTNLGNSILSSNFEGLSGIVSFKNGALLQKPVYQLVNVIGKSYQEIAIWSPDEFGLSEDRIKGDGTKIRIGHEYAKTWDLGTIIWPGGQLTVPKGMELGSTAKPLRIGVPAKGAFKQFVNVTFDQLSNETTITGFTIQVFEAVVKRLPYHLHYVLVPYSSSYDQMVDEVHNKSFYAAIGDIEIMANRYEIADFSQPYLDSGLVMVVAVKPDTIATKILVLKAFKLSMWTIMAAMTMYTGVTIWLNEHANENPDFGGTFPQNIRTMLWYSVTVLSFANRETIRSNLSRLVLQTWLFVTLVVTACFTASVTTLMTSPRNKPSIGDIDYLLATNAPVGCNGNSFIVRFLIDALHFRPENIRKIGSLSEYPGKFESGEIKAAFFVAPHAKIFLAKHCKGYTVAGPSIKLGGFGFVFQKGSPLAADISEAILKVTQTGTIDELEKHMLSFSTCSSSSTGGDHDQGQGPDGVGTEPFFVLFLVSGGLLALASLNAILRLLKKHLDNHGFINGRVLRWASLLLARAFTKSGTTLLRKTPIIQRPNNEINMHRNELEPDLRAIELATNVLS; encoded by the exons ATGAGATGTCTTGCCATCATATTCTTTCTGGGCTTCTTTGCGACCCTAATACGTGAATCAAAAGCAACAGCTGATGAGAAAAGCATCCAATATTGTCCCATGAACCAACGGGCTGTAATGGGGAGTATTGGTGGGATATTCGATCAGAGCTCTCGTGTGGGAAAGGAGCAAGCAATAGCGGTGACGATGGCTGTCCATGATTTCAATCGCTGGTCACATTGTTCAAATCTGGCCTTGCATTCTCAAGATTCAAAAGGGAACTCAGCTCGAGTGGTTTCTGCTG TGACTGAGCTTGTAAACAAGAAGCAAGCGCAAGTCATAATTGGACAGCTGACCTTGCAAGAAGCAACTCTGCTTTGGGATTTTGACAAAGTCGCCAAAGACATCCCCGTCATTTCCACAGTTCCGACTGCCACCTCTCCACCCTTCCTACCTTCTCAGCCTCCATCCTTCATCAGGATGACTACTGATACTACTCTCCAAATGCAAGGAATTGCTGCCATAGTTGGCCAGTTCAGGTGGCGGAGGGTGATTGCAGTTTATGAACATAGCAACAGCTTTTCTGCAGATTCCGGGCTCATCACTCACCTCGCTGACTCGCTCTGGGCCGTAGAGGCCGGCTTGGAATATTATTCAGCTTTCCCTCGCGTAGTTTCTCAGACAAACCCACAAAAATTCATTGAGGAGGAGCTGAGCAAGCTCAGAACCAAGAACATCAAGGTCTTTACTGTCTTACAGGCTTCTCTAGACTTTGCAGTGATGCTTTTTGAGAAGGCTAAAAAATTGGGCATGATGAACAAGGGTTATGTATGGATTGTGATGTCTGATGTGGCGAACCTTCTTGACTCCGTTCAGTCATCGGTGTTGCTCAATCATATGCAAGGTGTAATTGGATTGAAAACCAAGTATTTGGACACTAGTGATTCTTTTCGAACATTCGAGCTGAGGTTTAGAAGAAGCTATGGATCAGAATATCCTGATGAAGAAAAGTATTCTAGTCCAAGCATATACGCTCTTCAAGCTTACGATGCAACATGGGCACTTGCCAAGGCAatacaaaaatcagaaaaaaatggACTACAAAATTCTACTAATTTAGGTAATTCCATTTTATCTAGTAATTTTGAGGGTCTGAGTGGAATAGTAAGCTTCAAGAATGGTGCTTTATTGCAGAAGCCTGTCTATCAATTAGTGAATGTGATTGGTAAAAGCTACCAAGAGATAGCAATATGGTCACCTGATGAATTTGGTTTGTCGGAGGACCGGATTAAAGGTGATGGAACGAAGATTAGAATTGGACATGAATATGCCAAAACGTGGGATTTGGGTACAATTATTTGGCCAGGTGGTCAGTTGACAGTTCCCAAGGGAATGGAATTGGGTAGCACTGCAAAACCTTTGAGAATTGGAGTCCCCGCAAAAGGTGCATTTAAACAGTTTGTGAATGTTACTTTTGACCAGCTTAGCAATGAAACAACCATCACTGGATTTACCATCCAAGTGTTCGAAGCTGTAGTCAAGCGCTTACCTTACCACTTGCATTATGTGCTAGTCCCATATAGCAGTTCGTATGATCAAATGGTGGATGAAGTCCACAATAAG AGCTTTTATGCAGCAATAGGTGACATAGAAATAATGGCGAACCGATATGAGATTGCAGACTTCTCCCAGCCCTAtttggattctggccttgtCATGGTGGTCGCTGTAAAACCAGACACTATAGCGACGAAAATTCTTGTTCTAAAAGCATTCAAGTTGAGCATGTGGACGATTATGGCTGCAATGACCATGTACACAGGGGTGACAATTTGGTTAAACGAACATGCAAATGAGAATCCAGATTTTGGAGGAACGTTCCCTCAAAATATTAGGACCATGCTCTGGTATTCTGTTACCGTTCTATCTTTTGCTAATA GAGAAACTATCAGGAGCAATTTATCGCGCCTGGTGCTGCAGACATGGTTATTTGTCACTCTGGTTGTGACAGCATGTTTTACTGCATCGGTTACTACCTTGATGACTAGTCCGAGGAACAAACCATCTATTGGAGACATCGATTATCTATTAGCCACAAATGCACCTGTCGGGTGCAATGGGAATTCTTTCATTGTTCGTTTCCTGATCGATGCTCTCCACTTTAGGCCTGAAAATATCAGGAAAATTGGGTCCTTAAGTGAATATCCTGGAAAATTTGAAAGCGGAGAGATAAAAGCAGCCTTTTTTGTTGCCCCACATGCCAAAATCTTCCTAGCCAAACACTGCAAAGGCTATACAGTGGCAGGCCCCAGCATCAAACTCGGTGGCTTTGGATTT GTCTTTCAAAAGGGTTCTCCTTTGGCTGCTGATATTTCAGAGGCCATTTTAAAAGTAACGCAGACGGGAACCATAGATGAATTGGAGAAACACATGCTTTCGTTTTCAACATGCTCTTCTTCATCCACGGGAGGGGATCACGATCAAGGCCAAGGCCCTGATGGAGTAGGCACTGaacctttctttgttcttttcctAGTTTCGGGCGGCCTTCTTGCACTTGCATCTCTGAACGCAATCCTCCGCCTACTGAAAAAGCACTTGGACAATCATGGCTTTATAAACGGAAGAGTCCTTCGATGGGCGTCACTGCTTCTTGCACGAGCTTTCACAAAATCTGGGACAACCCTTTTGAGGAAAACCCCAATTATTCAGAGACCGAATAACGAAATAAATATGCATCGTAATGAACTGGAGCCAGATTTGAGGGCCATTGAGCTAGCAACCAACGTTCTCAGTTAA